The DNA sequence ATGCAATAAAATCCAGAAAAGGACTTGGTACCAAGTCCTGGAGtgattttttcctatataaagaaaaacatgtGCTACAAACCTCAGTGTCCTCAACAGCATCTTCGCGCATGCCCCAGGAAATCCCATCCGCACGTGATGCTTCTAGTTTTGCTCGCAGAAGTGACGCTTCCATGTCTTGCATCTCTTGTCtgatttttgcttttcttaAACTCTTCAAATCAGCTTCCTTCACAACGAAACCACACAAAAAGTCCTCATAATAAAATCGAACATTGTAAGACAAATACCATCTAGACATAGAGAAGACTAGAGatttctaaaacaaaaataacttaCTGGTGGCATCAAGTCAGATGGTCCCTGAAATATGTACAACCTGGTCGAGCTGTGGAAAGAccaagagaaaaacaaaaagacacAAAAGCATGAGCAGAGGGGCATGAGTATCAGAATTTCCATTTGCTAAAGAAAATTTACTctattacattattaattgTCAGTATGACCGCAAGAGGCCAAtgatattcaagaaaaatcagTAGACGCTACAGACTTAATTGAATTCAGCCTTGATATGGAAACATACTGAGTGAGAACTTTCAAATTCAGAGAAATCcggatttaataaaaatgggCAATCCTGTTTATCAAAACAAAGGgttcagaaaatttttaaaaaaaaaaagataggtGTCTAACAAATGGAGTTAACTGCGCAGGTAGAGGAATCTTTCCAGTTTTCATTGGATCTTCAGAAAGGATGGCGGATAAACATATCTATTGAATACTATATCAAATGATTAATGATGGCTTGAATCTGTATCTATATTCATGAGAAGAAAAGTAGCCTCAATACCAAGAATTCCTGTATGAGAAATACATTTAACAGCAATAACATACCAGAAACCAATAtcaagtaaaaacaaaaaaactaatgAAACTACTTACTGGCCAAACCGGATGACATCGCCCACATGCAAATCCACATAAACCCTCTTATTTACCTGATGCAATAGGCATTTATGTATCAGGAAAGAGAACTTCTGACAAGTTTATGATTTAGTACAGACAGAAAGATAGACCACCAAAAACTTCTGTTCGGTCCATCAAGTAATATTTGGCAGGAAGAAGTGCCACACTAGTAAGAAGCCTAGATACATCTATAAAACTGTCATTCATGCTTCATGCAAATCATTTACTGGCGTCTTGGACAACTGGCAAaatctcaatatttttagtgtAATTGCCAGCTACAAACATGAAATGCAACTTTATCCTGATCTAGGATCACTATATCCACAATATCCAGCGAGACAGATCTGTTGCCTACAAGTTTCTAGAACATACTCCTGACCAGAAAATCTTATTAGACGTTTGAGGAGTGCATGGGAGATTcggaatgaaaattttgtaccTGATTCTTGTTTATAAATGTCCCATGTGTACTGCCAAGATCATAGAGATATGCACCTCCATTGCTCTTAAACTGAAGAACTGGCACCATGAAAGACAATTCTTcaacagaaaataaagtaACTCCAAGGTAACAACTAATAGTCTAATATAAAGAAGCTCATCACCAAAGAAAGGAGATTTCTACcaaaaaagcataaattcaAAATGCTTCAAATTGTGGATTTGGAGGCATATACAAAAgcgataaaaaagaaacagaaggtGATAACAATTTAGAAAAGCTAAGAAACAGCACCAGCATGAAACCGGGAAATGGTAGGATGCTCGAGCACAAAATCACAAAGATCCACGCGGCCAAACATGTAAGCTCCCTTCTTATTCCTGGAATAGGTTACCAACAGAAATGTATTACATTCAGAAGAAATCCTCATGACAATCTAATATGCATTTACCTAATGCAAGcaattaaagaaacaaataaacaaaaactaaTTTGAATACGTTTTCCTCTATATCAAGTATCAACCTTTTCTCTAGAGTAGCTAACGTCTTACgaaacataaaagaaacaaaatacagATGCGAAACTACAACCATAATTATGTTCACCAACGCCGAACAAGGGAAAATGTGTCCTTAATTCATTTCCTCGTCTCTAAAACGGAATACATTAGCGCGaatgaatattttgaaaaaccaaTAAAACAATAGCATCgtagaataaaaataactcAATTGCAATTTGCTACTGAAAGGGAAGAACAACTAACACATCAAATTGATCAATGATGGCCCCATCTTTGAGGACTTCGAGGACGAACTGATGGCCAGGGGGAGCGCTCCACGCAGGAATCGTGTAAGGCACCGCCGCATTATTATTCCGCTGCTCCTGTTTCTTTTCAGCATCAGCTGAGGTACCGTTGGTGGAGTTGTTGGTGGAATCGGGAAGCCGGTTCAAATTCTCAGAAGTATGAGTACGGGGAGGGTTTAAATCGGGTTCGTTCGGCAGGTTCTCGGATGACTCAGGTTCGTGTCCGGACTCTGAAGATTTGAGGTTTCTAGGAGGAGGGGGGGCCATCGCGGTAGATTTTGTTGCTTCGCACGTCGATGGCTCAGCGGTGGAATCTTTCGGAGGCGGCGGCGGACCCATGGTTGTAGTCATAGCGTGTGGGTTTTGATGTATGTGCGCGTCTGAAAGAGGCGTGAAGTTGGGGGAGGAGGTATGGCGGTGAATTGGTGGCGAAGAGCTGCGACTGCGAGGGGCAACCGCGTTATTGCAAAGGGAATCgcaattataataaaagcGGAATGACCTGTTTAACCCTCAATCTCTTTTGGTCCTTCTACTCTTGAACTCCAACATCCAGTTGAtatgaacttaaaaaaaaatatggataaattatatttatatctgttgatttatacaaatcaaactgaaaaagttGGCAAGCTGTAATACTTGATCAGCCTCATTGCACGAGGTGGGAAATCTGATGCCGATGCCTTTGATGTGGACAAGACCATTGTTTTTTTGCGTACGAAAATCATCAGTTGAGCTGTTTGTTCGGACCCTGGCTCCTCACAGCACAagtcttcaagaatttcacaTTACCAGCTTCAATCCTGATGATTTTCCTGTACTTTATCCGGCCGGGCTGGAGGGAGGAAAACCCGGAGTTCCATCTCCACGTTCGACTTGTTCACAAAAACACAACACTTGGCTCCCATGATTTTTGTCATGAGTAAAGTTGGAGTGAATAATGAATCCTGGAGAGGAGAGACCACATCAAAATGCAAGTTGCACTACATAAGAAAAAGGTTAGTTTTGAGTCTCCAATAAAGGAACACACATGAAAATGACATTGATTCAAGATTATATTACTTTCAAGATTGAGTTTTTCTCCTCTGCATCATCTGAGGAAACTGAGAACAAAGTCACAAACACAATGAAAGCCCCTTTGTCTTTGTATTATTCTTCGCCGTTCTTAGAACTGGTAGATTCTTTTAGACTCATTTCCTAGGCATTGTCCCGTTGCAAGTAGCAAGTAAAGAGTAAAGTTGACATTTTTGGACTAACTATAAGCTTTATTACATTGGGTTTCCCTTATAGTTGatgtacttataaaaaattccaaaacaaCTTATAAACAGGCAAGGCCGAGTGGATCAAAAAGTCTTTTCGGACACAATCTTTGTATATTGTTCGGAAGAGAACAAGTAGTAGGTTAAGTGAGCGAAGGAGAAGTATATCTAAGGCAGAAGAGATGTTTTGGCAAGCAATTTCACCTAATTTGGTTGGAAAAGCTAAAATCAGTTGTGCCAATTGCTCTTATCAAAAGCTTTATACTCAAACTGATAAATAAGTCATGAGAAATCCATTTCCCGGGAATTGTCGGGTGGTTTTTTTCCCCTTCCGACAAAATGCTGCATAGACTGTAGAAGCTCAATATCACATTAGATACCACTACAAAGTTCTGTTCAATGGCTGAAGTTGCGTTTATCTGTAAACGAATGGTGAGCAGCACTAAACCAGTGCAACCAAGACAATACATCGATTCTTGATCAAGAAATGGAACGTAATCATCTTCGTGTAGTGTTCTATTACGGTCTTCAAACAAGGAGAAAGGCTGGAGAACTGACTAAGAAGCTTAGAGAATCAATTCTGATATGCTATCTGCTTTTCCAGTAGTTACAGGACGGCTGTTGAGGACGTCAGAAGGAGACCATTGACGAGTGGCTGAAGAACGTGGATAGAGAAAAGGAGCTCAAACTAGTTAATTGGGAAGGAAATGTTTCACAGACCATACTTCTGGTCTACCTTTTATGTTCAGGTATAGAATACTAGCCTTAATGAAATGTCTTTTCATGATGATCAAAGCATGGGCGACATAACGCTGCATGGTGAGATAATAGCTCCACCTTTGTTCCACCCCTTGCCACCTCCAAGaacaggaaaaaagaaaagcaacttTCGCTCGATCAACCACTATAAATCAGCTAAAGAAAATCCAGATCCATTGTCCAACACAAAACAAACTAATATTATGCTAAAATTCAACCAAGAAATAGTAAAAGGTTGCATTGCCATGGCTAGAGCTACAAATGCACACAACTGTCAACCGAGCCTAACACCTTTTGAAGCCCTGGCTGCACTATTCTGGACACATATCAGCAAGGTAAAGGGAATGAAGAGTGCCTTAGTCGACATGTTTTTATGTTTGGACGTGTATAAAGTGCTAAGAGAGGGGCTTCTTTGGAAACTGCATGGTTTATAACAGGGTGCAGGGAGATGgaatacaagaaaatgaactaTCTATAGCTGCCGGTGTTATCAAAGAAGGGTTTCAAAGGTGGATAGAGATGAGGTTATGGACTTGATTGAACGGTTAGAACAAGAAAACTGGGAAAAGAATCCTTCATGCATGAATGGTTCTTCTTTGATTTGTGCCAATGTAGAAAATGTGGACTCATATTCTGCCATCTTTGAGGAGAATTTGAAGCCCACGTGGCATGTGTACTACGTTGAGCAGCGGTTGGAGCTGGGTGGATAATTATCCTTCCATCACCAGGAGCAACGGGCCGTGCGGTAGAGTGGTCTCAGTCACACTTTTAGAAGTTGAAGCTGAAAAGCTTCTTGACGATGGATTGATTAAGCAATTTGGTCCAACCATTTGGATGGGGTTGAACAGAAACCTCACTTAGATGGAATGCTCATAAGGACCGAAGAGGTTGAAATTCAGTATGAAGTAAATTTGCAATGAAATGAACTTTATTTTGATGTGTATCAAATTGGTATAATTAATGTCCATAAACTGTGAAGACAGACAAGAACTAGTAGTAGAGACTGAGATGCTTGATTGAGTTCCTGTTGTAGCTTCATGAGCAGAGAGATAAACAAATAAGCTCCCATACAGTAATAGTCTTAAAATCATTGGTTATGTCATTCTTTTCTCATGTggtgtatataaaaaaatctggGAAAAATGTTCAAAACTTCAGATtcagaaaacaacaaatgaaatgcgTTTGCCGGGAGTCGAACCCGGGTCTATTGCTTGGAAGGCAATTATCCTAACCGTTGGACTACATTTGCCGGGAGTCGAACCCGGGTCTATTGCTTGGAAGGCAATTATCCTAACCGTTGGACTACAAACGCTTGCTTGCCtaaatccaaaatttaatggatattattgtttgtttataCTTCTAGAGGGGATTGGTTGGAGACGACATTTATAAACttatgtaatttgaatttcatcGTATAATTCGTCTCAAGGTAGTATGATACAATTTCAtaccaaattatatatattaccagATGTGGTAGAAAGTGAATTCTTGGGAAAAACCCAATGTTAAAATTTCTcgacatattatttttcaccAGATATTATTTACAGGAACATGGAAGTTTCCATTCCTTTGCATATAGAAATTTGAGAAGAGGCATGTGAGGAGAGCAACGTGTCTGTGTATTGGAGGATATATCAATAGGTTTTCTccataaacaaattatagggTACAAATTCCAGGTATAAAACTGTGTATTTCTCATAAGTAAAATTTAGggaaattttattgaaaagagAATAAGAGAGGAAGATATTTTCTTCACAAGGTGGAAAGTAATACTTAGGTAATGACACATTCATCAGAAATACCAGCTCAATATGGATCAAATCATCCACAATTACACAGAGTAAATCTATAGCATCCCTTTGGTAAAACCAATAGAAAGGGAACTAGAATACAATTCATATCCATACacatttatgaatttttacattattagTCCTTTTGCAGCAACAAATAGAACACTTAGCGTAATGCAACGCAACAACATACAACAACACGATGGGAATCAGGTTGCAGAAACAGCTTTGTACATTTCTAGGAAGTCTACTCAACATCTAAGTTGAGTGGCTTGACAGAGCAATTGAAACCAGCCCACGGACGAATAGATACAATATCGCTTGGGTACCTTCACGGTTCACAAGGCTGACAACCCAAGTCTCAAGCTGGCAACGAACAACTAAGGGGATTATGCACTACGAGATGGACCGTTTTTGAACAATGCATAGGCATCGCTGTATATTGCTATCACATTTGAGAAGACAGCAAGGACGATCATGAAAATAGATACGATCCTGTCAAGCTTTGTGGCTATGCCGTATCGGTCCCTGCACCAACAAGAACATTCAACCAATGATTATAATTAGGTTGATGGACCAACAAAGTCAAGAATTAATTCAGCAGAAATTGCccaattttttcttggtgAGCAAAAacgatatttttttcaatttttgccaAGTCATGAATGCAATGGTTGCAAAGTCTACAAGGATTCTCCAAGTTAGTATTAGTGAACATCTTCACATGCTTTTAGGCCCCCTATACTCCAATATAATTCCCCTTCCAATGTTTTCTTTCATCAAGTTGCAATATGCTTCACAagtgttataaattatattaaacccATCAAAGGGAGAGGCAAGCGGCTTTTGATggaagtaattaattttcttttgaacttGTTCAGCAGTAACAGAGTTCGAAAATGATACGAGATTAGgggaattaattatttagtttacaATGTATCACTGTGTTTTGTATCATCTTTCTTAGCAGCAAAAGAAAGAACCATCCAGGAGCTATATGAATATTCTGGTGTCCAGGATCCCAATTTTCTTAACCTACTTTAGGTTTGAACAAAATGTAATTGCTGAGGGTTCACCAAGCACTGACTGAATTTGACAATATACTGTGGTCAGTCTACTCTTAAGTTTGTCTTCAGACCTAGATTTACTACCCACCACTGGCCCAACTTTGCcaaaattagtatattttgatatattcaaATGGTCTAAATCATAGACTTACCGGAGAGTAATGGCGGCAGGAAAGATGAAACCGATGAGAACAGCTGCCGTTGCTCCAGTGAACTGGAAAGCATCCCAAATGCTGGGTATGAAATTTGCACCGAGAAAGACGATGCCGAGAAGCCCAATGCTGATTGATGCAAACCTCAAGTTGTCTAACGCCAAAGGCCTTGCGGATGGAAATAGAAGGCCATCTAAGTTTAATCGCAGTGGATAAAATACAACAGGGAACACAAGCATCAAATGAGCTGCATAGCTAACGCGAACCACGTCATTAAGCAAGGATCCAAATGGAATTCCAAGGTCCGTAGAGAAGTTGGCAAGTACATCATCAAGAGTTGCATCACCAAATAAGAGGAACCCAAAGAGGCTCGTCATTATATACACACTCGAGCAAAGGACCATGGAAGTTCTCACGACAGCCTTCATCTGTGTGTCATCCTCAAGCTCATTGTCTATTGAGTGAACTGCAAAACAAGCATGTTGTTAGAATTGCCACCACCATCTAAGAAATAACAGTTTGTATAGCAGGAACATTATAGTGAAAGAATCCAAATAGCTTTCTTCATTAGGGCCTCAACCCAAGTCCCTCAAATTCATGCAACAAATCACATTATGGGCCAATGCTGATGCTACACATTTTTTGCAGGTccaaaatgaagaaaacaagCTCTCCAGTATATGAAAGCACAATGATGAAGCCAATGGGCATTGCTATAATTACAAGAAActcttattgaaaatttaatgcaaaaataagAGGGCATAGTAAAGGGGTCTGTGAAAGCATATTTGAATGAAACAATAAGGCCACGACTCGTATCTCATTATACAATGGCCTAATACCTTCCCAATGAAAGCGGTACTGGAACGCAGGCTAGTCAGCCACATTCATTACTTACCATTGTAGTGGCAGATGTACGCAGTGACGAGAACAGGAACCACAGTAAAGAGGTTGAGGAGCGACGGTAGGTCAGTGACAACTGGTAACAATCTAGGCATCACAACAGTTCCGTTGATCAACTTGAAGAGTGTAATCCCCACAGTAACAACAAGGAATACAACAGCCAGAGCAACTGACAAGGCAGATGTGTATCTTAATGAATCTGCAAACACAAATCAAAGAAAGATTTAGCTAGAAAGTACTTAAAAGCCTGCAAATAAATGGTGGTGAATTAAAGTTTACAAGAATTTTTAGAACATTGTCCAAAGTCACGAGGTTACCCTTGTTGATGCAGTTCTAAGTTGCATATTGATGGGAAAATAAGTTTGAGATACTCTACTGAGTATATTGGAAAAAATTgagcaaaaaattcttaaataaaagCTGAAAGACAAAACCACAAGTGTCCTTAAAAGCATATTTTCAAAAGCAATCAATAGATGTATGGAACACTGAAACTAGCTTCTCAAGCATTCATTAAACACCAAAATCATTTTATAGTTTCATCAACTAACCAAAACTGCAGTAAGTACCGACTAATTGATAGCTGAAGTAAAAGGAAAAGGACTCACCAATTCGCTTTAAGCTGGCCAATGGTGCAAATATGGCAAGGGTGGTAACAAGGAGAACAAAAAATCGTCCATTCCACCATTGTTCTCCAAACCAACTTTCGAGGACACCAGCATGATGAATTCCACCAGAGGATGTTCCAGAAAGCACATCACCTTTAACCAAAAACCTCCATACGCTCAATATGAAtcaatttgaacaaaataacaattacTTTACAGATGTATatcacacacatacacacagaACTCGGTTCAATCAAGAGATTACCTATGATAATCATGTACACTATAAGCACACCGACGTTGTTGACTATCACACATAGTTGAATCAACATCCTGCCATATTTCCCAAATGCATCCCCCATAAGACTTCCATAAGAACCCGATTTCGATGCCCTACTAAACCTGAGCAAAAAATCGATTGAGGCCTCTGTTAAGAATGCCATAAAGATGATTACAGCAAACCCCAGTATAAGTCCCAACACTTTCATAGTTGCAGGCAAAGCCATGATTCCAGCACCAACAATTGTTGTTGACAGATTAAACACTGCCCCACTGAAAGAAGCTCCATTGAACTCATCAAACCCACCCTCATCCTCATGCTTGGTGGGCAACAATGGGGATTTCTCATCAACAATTGGTTGCTTGCTCTTTCTTGACTTCCTTTCTTTGGTAGACTTAAGACTCCCAATagtcatttttcaaattgtttctGAAAATATCTGTGCAAATCGAACTTTGGAATGTAACAACGACAGATCAAACTCCTGGATTCCTCAAGCCAAAGGATCTGCAAAAAAAGCATACAAGTCAAGCTCTAAACCTTTTATCTAATTGGGTCTGAACTATTTAAATGAATCGTGTTCAGACTAAAAGATCCGAGTCTTTACCGGTTTATGAGTTTCTTTAAAGCTACAGAGGCACTTAATTATTAGGTTTATATAAGAACAACTCGGCTACCTTAGCTTGATTTTTGAGAGAACCCTTCAAAGAAGCCGATTTCTATCAACGATTTCAATGACAATCAGTCTCTTCACACTCAACCAAGCAAAATTGAGGCGAGTCCAatcccaaaaaaattgaaggaaaaccaaaaaacaaaatgaaaaccaaacaagaaataataagcaagtgataagaaattgaaaaatagaactcagaaaataaaagccaAAATATCAACAACCAAAACTTTAAAGCTCGCAAGGCAACTGGGAGACAGGGGGCATACAATGttgaatatataaagaaaggAGGAATAATTCTTCACGCAACGAGTTTCATGGATAagtataaaatacataaaaatactaTAGCACGGATACATAATTCGTCTGCCTTGACAAAGACATGCTCGTCCAAAccctataaataattaaaataaaaaataaaaaatccaaccTTGGGGTATTCTGCGAACCGTAAAGTAGAGTAAATTGAagaattcttctttttgtttgtggAGTGGAGGGCAGATATTTGTGGCGATGAAACGATGACCACTGCAGTCCCTATCAACAGCTGCTTTTGGAGGGCCTTTCAAAGCAGTGTGAGAGAAAGGAAACCCTCCAAAAGGCTAGAGATGGTGAATCAATGCTCTATTTTCGGTGTATCGTTGTTTTTAAACAGACGAAAGGGGGAACAAAACCACGCACAAGAATTCATTAGAACGACCAGAAAAGTACACATAAACAGATTAATTGACattttacatgaatttttttgacCATCCAACAAAATCTTGGAATTTTGGTTCTCTCGtatgaaattgttaaaatatttggaaaaaaaattgaaattaccgcttttattatttacagaatttaaattataattttttcgttatttttttatcccgTCTCATCAAGGtacaacaataatatatttaaatatttcaaatacaCTTCActctttcaagaaaaaatatatctcaacaattataatatattatttgtttttcttatttaacaCATTTCATATCAATtgttatgattatatttttatttcattttgactttttttttagtgaaggTAAATTTTGTAGATGAGAAGAATAGtacataaatttcataattttgttcttattagTTGTTGATAAGTATTAGTATTtgtaaattgaagaaattagagGAATTCATTATGCGTTCCTCCAACCTCATACATCAAATTATCAAGCGGgtcccttattttttttttaaatatttttatagatataatcgacgtaaaaattattatattaaatattaattattacatttactaatttataactaaataagatataaaaattaaaacaaaatattactattaaacTAGTAATAcgtttatatttaaattttacacttttaatgttatcaattgattttatatatgctATACACGATACAAAAATGATTGATAcatcgatttttattttatttttgaattgaaagTGATTgactatttttaaatgaattataataatttatgttgaatataacaaaaataattataattaataatattaaataaattaaatttaaataatacctattatgaatataacaaaaataattataattaataatattaaataaattaaatttaaataatacctATTATACAATACAATATTTCTCACTCTCACGCATAtagtgaaaatgaaattattctcTAAAATTATGGGATATCGTGTGGGTATCATTTTTTCGTACATTTTGTACACAACTTTCATTGACAGCTAACATCCCACTTGGACTGTTTGCATTTTTAATCAACGCCCACTTGATCGTTAAAATATTAGGAATCTTCCCTTATTTTAGCGTACGAGGTAATTAGGTTtaccaatattaaaattataattattaataaaaatcaagaatcaatattaatatatatatatatatagaatataattaggactttttttcttcataaatatatttttataaccaaagatatataaattattcttatttaatttaaataatgcgTTAAATATGTCATAATAAATTCTTCAACTAGACCAACATTCAAGatggtaaattacaaagatgtatcattatcaatatcaacaaACAACAGTAGATCTAAGGCCAAAGACAGAACCTGTCACAAATCACATTCAGATTCCACCCTTCATCAATAATTAGCATATATACAATTCATAATTTCAGCCTCACCATTCCACCACTCAAATTTCGCATCATCACTTTTTAATCGAGTgaatcaattacaaaaatgaaaaatgtaaattttaattattaataattaatatacttaaattatcaatattaattattattaaaataaattaatacacatACACCGATGAAACTCAAATTCCTGACTTTCTGATTACAGTGTATCAATTTTGTCGATTAAATTAGACCTCACAACAT is a window from the Sesamum indicum cultivar Zhongzhi No. 13 linkage group LG15, S_indicum_v1.0, whole genome shotgun sequence genome containing:
- the LOC105177563 gene encoding sodium-coupled neutral amino acid transporter 5-like, translated to MTIGSLKSTKERKSRKSKQPIVDEKSPLLPTKHEDEGGFDEFNGASFSGAVFNLSTTIVGAGIMALPATMKVLGLILGFAVIIFMAFLTEASIDFLLRFSRASKSGSYGSLMGDAFGKYGRMLIQLCVIVNNVGVLIVYMIIIGDVLSGTSSGGIHHAGVLESWFGEQWWNGRFFVLLVTTLAIFAPLASLKRIDSLRYTSALSVALAVVFLVVTVGITLFKLINGTVVMPRLLPVVTDLPSLLNLFTVVPVLVTAYICHYNVHSIDNELEDDTQMKAVVRTSMVLCSSVYIMTSLFGFLLFGDATLDDVLANFSTDLGIPFGSLLNDVVRVSYAAHLMLVFPVVFYPLRLNLDGLLFPSARPLALDNLRFASISIGLLGIVFLGANFIPSIWDAFQFTGATAAVLIGFIFPAAITLRDRYGIATKLDRIVSIFMIVLAVFSNVIAIYSDAYALFKNGPSRSA